CCACATTTTAATAGTGCCATCATAATTGCCGCAGATCAGAATTTTTCCATTGGGGCTAATCACAAGAGATTCAACTGAACTAAAATTATCAGCAAACTCATGCAGCAGTTTTCCAGTTTGAAGATTCCATAACTTCAGGGTACTAATTGCACGATTTCGAGAAACTAGCTGACCAAAACTACCAGTAACAAGCTTTTTGCTATCTGGAGTAATGGCAATAGCATCAACTCCAGTTTTGTGTCCTTTGAGAATATGGCGTGTTTTTTTGGTTTGTAAATCAATCAGCCTAATTGTATTATCATCGCCACCCCCAGCACTTACAAGGGTTTGCATATCAGGGCTAAATGCAACTTTACTCACAAATCCTGAGTGTGTAGTAATGGTATCAAGCAGCTTAAGCGTGTGTAAATCCCAAAGCTTGATTGTATAATCGTCACTACCACTAGCAATCAATTTACCATCTGAACTAATCGCAACAGTTTCTACTGGTTGGGTATGCCCACTGTCGCCCTTAAGCATAAGGAAACTGCGTAAATCCCAAACCTTCATTGTTGGGGTGCTTATCCCACCAGTTACAATTCGCTTGCCATCTGGACTAATCGCAATTGAAGTAACACCATCTGAGTGAGCGTCTAAACTACGCAACAATTTCCCAGTACGTAAATTCCAGAATTTAATTGTATCATCTCTACCTGCACTAATCAGGGTTTGCCCCGAAGAGCTAATCGCAACTGCTCGAACACCAAAAGTCACTTTTTTATGCCCAGTCAGTGTGTGAACAAGTTGAATCTGTGGTTGTAACTGAGTAATTGTACTCTTGTCTATGGGAAAATTTGAACTAGAAGAATGTACATCAATGACAGTGATATTTACTGCAATCGCTAAAACTATAATGACTGGTCTGGATTTGAGAAAATTCAATAATTTCATGGTGCCCAGGAATGCAATTACATAACATGGTTCCCATTTGATGGACGCAATCGCACCCAATCTGATAGACTACGGTCAAACACTGGGTATAAGTTAATAATCTAAATACGGTTTCCTAGTGATTAGAAAAATTATCATTTATCATTGTTTCAATCATGAATGACCAGCAATTATTTAACGAGCGTCTGGCTGTGTTGGCGACAATGCACCAAAAAGAAAATGTAATTGCTCCACTATTATTGAGACAGATATGCGGGCAATGTATAATCCCACTCGGATGAAAAATATTGCAAAAGCTACCCATAATTTACTCAATAAAATTAGCAGTTGTTGCCCTAAATGTAATATCCCTGGTTTTGAAATAACTGAAATAATTCAGGGATTACCCGGTGAATTTTGTCATATCCCAACCACTTTACCACTGACCGCAATTTCTCAATTAAAAAATGTGGTTTTAATCAAGAGAAACTATTTCCTAATGGTATGAAATTTGCCAATCCAGCCCAATGTATGTACTGTAATCCGTAGGGTATCTCTATAGGAGGAGGATTTGGTCAGAATTGGGATTGCTGGAGGTGCGTAGCTTACCGCCGTAGACATGGCATCCATTACTTAACGGGTAATTTAATTAGTCAGGCTTATCATCTGATGATGCTGTTTTAACCCAAATAGCAGGTGAGTTTGACAAATAAATCCAGTTTTATCATCAAGTTAAAGATAAATTAACCCAAGTATAAACTATACTAAATTATCAAATTTATGCCAAATGTCATCCTCATTTTCCAACAATGAAACAATATAGTATTAAACTTGTTTATGCTAAATATTTAACCCTCTTGTGTCACTATCGCGGTAGTATAATAATGTACAAAGCCTAGAACCAAGACATAAAGCATGGTAGAGCCTCGTTCACCCATAAAAACCGTCAAGTTTGTGGATGAATATTGCTTATGGTATAAAAACCTGTTTT
The Nostoc punctiforme PCC 73102 genome window above contains:
- a CDS encoding WD40 repeat domain-containing protein — translated: MKLLNFLKSRPVIIVLAIAVNITVIDVHSSSSNFPIDKSTITQLQPQIQLVHTLTGHKKVTFGVRAVAISSSGQTLISAGRDDTIKFWNLRTGKLLRSLDAHSDGVTSIAISPDGKRIVTGGISTPTMKVWDLRSFLMLKGDSGHTQPVETVAISSDGKLIASGSDDYTIKLWDLHTLKLLDTITTHSGFVSKVAFSPDMQTLVSAGGGDDNTIRLIDLQTKKTRHILKGHKTGVDAIAITPDSKKLVTGSFGQLVSRNRAISTLKLWNLQTGKLLHEFADNFSSVESLVISPNGKILICGNYDGTIKMWSLETLKLLHTSRDGSSSVLGLALSLDGKTLVSSNEDSIIHIWQIK